One Periophthalmus magnuspinnatus isolate fPerMag1 chromosome 8, fPerMag1.2.pri, whole genome shotgun sequence genomic window carries:
- the mcm5 gene encoding DNA replication licensing factor MCM5 — MSGFDDPGVYYSDNFGGGDGPGLDEGGQKRIHIKKRFREFLRQFRVGTDRTGFTYKYRDELKRHYTLGEYWVEVEMEDLASFDEDLSDCLYKLPTENLPLLEEAAREVADEVTRPRPVGEENVQDIQVMLKSDAHHASIRTLKSEQVSRLVKVHGIIISATPVKAKATKVCLQCRGCRSVISNIPLPPGLQGYALPRKCNTENAGRVKCPVDPYFIIPDRCVCVDFQTLRLQESPDAVPHGEMPRHLQLYCDRYLCDRVVPGNRVTIQGIYSIKKMAAAKGKGKEKAAGVGIRASYLRVVGIQVDTEGTGRGATGSVSPQEEEELRALAGTPDVYNALARSVAPSIYGSDDLKKAITCLLFGGSRKRLPDGLTRRGDINLLMLGDPGTAKSQLLKFVERCSPIGVYTSGKGSSAAGLTASVLRDPNTRGFIMEGGAMVLADGGVVCIDEFDKMREDDRVAIHEAMEQQTISIAKAGITTTLNSRCSVLAAANSVFGRWDDTKGEDNIDFMPTILSRFDMIFIIKDHHDQHRDMTLARHVMNVHLSAQTQTEGVEGEIPLATFKKYIAYARTKCGPRLSAAAAEKLKNRYVVMRSGAREHERESDKKPSIPITVRQLEAVVRIAESLAKMKLQAVAGEEEVDEALRLFQVSTLDAALSGSLSGVEGFTSQEDQEMLSRIEKQLKRRFAIGSQVSEHSIVQDFTKQKYPEHAIYKVLHLMLRRGEMQHRMQRKVLYRVK, encoded by the exons atgtctggTTTTGACGATCCTGGAGTGTACTACAGTGACAATTTTGGCGGAGGAGATGGACCCGGTTTGGATGAAGGTGGACAGAAAAGGATTCACATCAAAAAGCGCTTCCGAGAGTTTCTTCGACAGTTCAGGGTCGGTACGGACCGAACCGGTTTCACCTACAAATACAG AGATGAGCTGAAGCGCCACTACACTCTGGGGGAGTATTGGGTGGAGGTGGAGATGGAGGACCTGGCCAGTTTTGATGAGGATCTGTCAGACTGTCTCTACAAACTACCTACTGAAAACCTGCCTCTG ttggAGGAGGCTGCTCGGGAGGTGGCAGATGAAGTCACCCGCCCTCGTCCTGTGGGAGAGGAGAACGTACAGGACATCCAGGTCATGCTCAAGAGTGATGCCCACCATGCATCCATCCGAACCCTCAAA TCCGAGCAGGTGTCCCGCCTGGTGAAGGTCCACGGCATCATTATTTCTGCCACACCAGTGAAGGCCAAAGCCACTAAAGTTTGTCTGCAGTGCCGCGGCTGTCGCAGTGTGATCAGTAATATCCCCCTGCCCCCGGGTCTGCAGGGCTATGCTCTGCCTCGCAAGTGCAACAC GGAAAACGCGGGCAGAGTCAAGTGCCCTGTGGACCCATACTTCATCATTCCGGACCGATGTGTGTGCGTGGACTTCCAGACTCTACGGCTCCAGGAGTCTCCGGATGCTGTTCCCCATGGAGAGATGCCCCGACACCTGCAGCTCTACTGTGATAG GTACTTGTGTGACAGAGTGGTACCAGGAAACCGAGTGACCATCCAAGGAATCTACTCTATCAAGAAAATGGCAGCTGCCAAGGGCAAAGGCAAAGAGAAAGCAGCGGGGGTGGGCATCAGAGCATCATACCTGAGGGTTGTGGGCATCCAGGTGGACACTGAGGGCACAG GTCGTGGTGCCACTGGCTCTGTGTCGCcccaggaagaggaggagctgagggcgCTGGCAGGTACTCCTGATGTGTACAATGCTCTGGCCCGTTCTGTGGCTCCCTCCATCTATGGAAGTGATGATCTGAAGAAGGCCATCACATGCCTGCTGTTTGGAGGCTCCAGAAAAAG ACTGCCAGATGGTCTGACCCGCAGAGGAGACATTAATCTCCTGATGTTGGGAGACCCTGGAACAGCCAAATCCCAGCTGCTAAAGTTTGTGGAGAGGTGCTCTCCGATTGGG GTGTACACCTCAGGTAAAGGCAGCAGTGCAGCTGGTCTGACAGCTTCAGTCCTCAGGGACCCTAACACAAGAGGTTTTATCATGGAGGGAGGGGCCATGGTGCTGGCGGACGGAGGAGTGGTGTGCATTGATGAGTTTGACAAG ATGAGAGAAGATGATAGAGTGGCCATTCATGAAGCCATGGAACAACAGACCATCTCAATTGCCAAG GCTGGTATCACGACCACTCTGAACTCTCGCTGCTCAGTGCTCGCTGCTGCTAACTCTGTATTTGGACGATGGGATGACACCAAAGGAGAAGACAACATTGACTTCATGCCCACCATCTTGTCTCGATTTGACATGATCTTTATCATCAAAGACCATCACGACCAGCATAGAGACATG ACTCTGGCTCGTCATGTGATGAATGTTCATCTGAGCGCTCAGACACAGACTGAAGGAGTAGAAGGAGAGATCCCATTGGCCACCTTTAAGAAGTACATTGCATATGCCAGAAC AAAATGTGGCCCTCGTCTGTCTGCGGCTGCTGCAGAGAAGCTGAAAAACAGATATGTGGTGATGAGGAGTGGAGCCAGAGAACATGAACGTGAGAGTGACAAGAAACCCTCAATCCCAATCACTGTCAG GCAGTTGGAGGCAGTAGTGCGTATCGCGGAGTCCCTTGCTAAGATGAAGTTGCAGGCGGTagcaggagaagaggaggtggatgAGGCTCTTCGACTGTTCCAGGTTTCCACTCTGGATGCTGCGCTGTCAGGGAGCCTCTCAG GTGTGGAGGGATTTACCAGTCAGGAGGACCAGGAGATGCTGTCTCGTATTGAGAAGCAGCTAAAGAGACGCTTTGCCATTGGCTCCCAGGTTTCTGAACACAGCATTGTGCAGGACTTTACTAAACAG AAATACCCGGAACACGCCATCTACAAAGTGCTGCACCTAATGTTGAGGAGAGGTGAGATGCAGCACCGTATGCAGAGGAAGGTGCTCTACAGAGTCAAGTAG
- the tom1 gene encoding target of Myb protein 1 isoform X1, translated as MEFFLGNPFSTPVGQLIEKATSSSLPSEDWALNMEICDIVNAAEEGPRDAVRAIKKRIVGNKNFKEVMMTLTVLETCVKNCGYRFHVLVTTRDFIEGVLVRSIIPRNNPPAVLHDRVLSIIQAWADAFRSSPDLTGVVSVYEDLRRKGLEFPTVELEGYSSHQNHKETSPGNGPTVTTLHAGLISTKLPLQQPQSVQLKHAKDENNAYTPSQVQQLKSELAVVRSNLITMSEMMSQLDPVTVKQADMELLEQLYSVCKEMQERIAKVVPRLSEEKLIEELLATNDEMNTAFSRYYRFEKRITNGQHETQKEHTYVNLADLNLTPESGIQSGAASAESDSSFSQSQSGSLCGQMARLSTSEAEDLNALLHRTSEQSEVAVDALTLASRLHPSGAIPLSQANVMDDIEKWLSLEDDYDDYEESDGVTSEEFDKFLAERAKVADRLPSIRSSSQNQSTSES; from the exons ATGGAGTTCTTTCTGGGCAACCCTTTCAGCACTCCGGTGGGCCAGCTCATCG AGAAGGCCACCAGCTCCAGCTTGCCCTCAGAAGACTGGGCCCTGAACATGGAGATCTGTGACATAGTGAATGCTGCAGAGGAAGG GCCAAGAGATGCTGTCCGAGCCATAAAGAAGAGAATTGTCGGGAATAAAAACTTTAAGGAGGTTATGATGACCCTTACT GTTTTAGAAACATGTGTCAAAAACTGTGGCTACAGGTTTCACGTCCTGGTCACCACAAGGGATTTTATAGAGGGTGTTCTGGTCCGGTCAATAATCCCTAGAAATAACCCCCCTGCGGTGCTTCATGACAGAGTTCTCAGCATTATTCAg GCGTGGGCCGATGCATTCCGCAGCTCGCCTGACTTAACAGGTGTGGTCTCTGTGTATGAAGACCTGCGCAGAAAAGGACTTGAGTTTCCCACGGTGGAGCTGGAAGGATACAGCTCGCACCAAAACCACAAAGAG ACCTCTCCGGGGAATGGGCCTACTGTCACTACTCTGCATGCTGGTCTTATATCCACCAAACTCCCACTGCAGCAGCCACAGAGCGTTCAGCTCAAACACGCCAAAGACGAAAATAACGCCTACACGCCCAGCCAG GTGCAGCAGCTGAAGTCTGAGCTGGCAGTGGTGAGGAGTAACCTGATCACCATGTCTGAGATGATGAGTCAGTTAGACCCAGTCACAGTGAAACAGGCCGACATGGAGTTGCTCGAG CAGCTGTACAGTGTTTGTAAGGAGATGCAGGAGAGGATCGCGAAAGTGGTGCCCCGTTTGAGTGAGGAGAAGCTTATTGAAGAGCTGCTAGCGACCAACGATGAGATGAACACTGCCTTTAGCCGATACTACAG gTTTGAAAAGAGAATAACAAATGGCCAACATGaaacacaaaag GAGCACACATATGTCAACCTTGCTGACCTCAACCTCACGCCTGAGTCAGGTATCCAATCAGGAGCAGCGTCTGCAGAGAGTGATAGCTCCTTCAGCCAGTCACAGTCCGGCAGTCTGTGTGGGCAGATGGCTAGACTCA GCACAAGTGAAGCAGAAGATCTAAATGCACTTTTGCACAGAACAAG cgAGCAGAGTGAAGTTGCAGTCGATGCCTTGACTCTTGCCAGTCGACTACATCCAAGTGGAGCT ATTCCCTTAAGCCAAGCAAATGTTATGGATGATATTGAGAAATGGCTTTCACTGGAGGATGAT TATGATGACTATGAAGAATCAGATGGTGTTACCAGTGAAG AGTTTGACAAGTTTTTAGCTGAAAGAGCCAAAGTGGCAGATCGCCTCCCGTCCATCCGATCTTCCTCACAGAACCAGAGCACGTCCGAGTCCTGA
- the ankrd54 gene encoding ankyrin repeat domain-containing protein 54, with protein sequence MDGWSPIVSTVYDNDRSSSEGEYMIEPGPENEARKAIECEQQQQQQQQRGSMDMMEDGGPAVGFGLSGTGDGKVLLGRVGRMDDKELRYLHLLWQPGRAEVGSGEGQKKLGKVLGGKSRRHHRAVRSLGPIGKDIYAVKRLREAANSNDIDTVRRLLEDDIDPCAADDKGRTALHFSSCNGNENIVQLLLSYGADPNQRDSLGNTPLHLAACTNHVPVITTLLRGGARVDALDRAGRTPLHLARSKLNILQEGDSRSLENLRGEVTQIIQMLREYLNLMGQSEAKERLEHISTQLQHTRTKEQVDEVTDLLASFTSLSLQKQNLGDR encoded by the exons ATGGACGGGTGGAGCCCCATCGTTTCTACCGTATATGACAACGACAGATCCAGCTCGGAAGGGGAATACATGATCGAACCAGGACCTGAAAACGAAGCGCGAAAGGCGATTGAGtgcgagcagcagcagcagcagcagcagcagcgaggCAGCATGGACATGATGGAAGACGGAGGACCGGCTGTGGGTTTTGGCttgagtgggacaggggacggCAAGGTTCTGCTGGGTCGAGTGGGACGGATGGACGATAAAGAGCTTCGGTACTTGCATTTGTTGTGGCAGCCAGGACGGGCAGAGGTGGGCTCCGGAGAGGGGCAAAAGAAGCTTGGGAAGGTGCTGGGTGGCAAGTCCAGGAGGCACCACCGGGCAGTGCGCAGTCTGGGTCCCATTGGCAAAGATATTTATG CTGTGAAAAGACTGAGAGAAGCAGCTAACAGCAATGACATTGACACAG TCCGAAGGCTTCTGGAGGATGACATAGACCCATGTGCAGCAGATGACAAGGGGAGAACAGCACTCCATTTTTCTTCTTGCAATGGAAATGAAAACATTG TGCAGTTATTGCTGAGCTATGGTGCTGATCCTAATCAGAGGGACAGTCTAGGAAACACACCTCTACATTTGG CTGCCTGTACCAACCATGTGCCTGTAATCACCACACTGCTCAGAGGAG GAGCCCGTGTTGACGCCTTGGACCGAGCTGGTAGGACACCTCTACATTTAGCCCGCTCCAAACTCAATATTTTACAAGAAGGAGATTCTCGCAGCCTTGAAAACTTAAGGGGAGAGGTCACACAG ATTATTCAGATGTTGAGGGAGTACCTAAATTTGATGGGTCAGAGTGAAGCAAAGGAGAGACTCGAACACATATCGACACAGCTGCAGCACACACGCACTAAAGAACAG GTAGATGAAGTAACTGATTTGTTGGCCAGTTTTACGTCCCTCAGCTTACAAAAACAGAATTTGGGAGATAGGTAG
- the hmox1a gene encoding heme oxygenase 1a gives MEPLKSARKVDLQDSGSDLSEQIKAATQETHVRAENTDLMTSFQKGQITRTQYKVLLCSLYEIYTALEEALDRNSSHPAVAPIYFPQELDRTEALERDLEFFLGSQWRSKVIVPAATHRYAQRLREIGKVKPELLVAHAYTRYLGDLSGGQVLGKLAQKAMELEGKDGLAFFSFPGVSSANRFKQLYRSRMNSIELSEEQRREVLQEAVDAFNFNIQVFDDLQKMLSVTSESAEKPKGTSRSTPFPPPSSVQLTVGLCVGLLTVGIGLYNF, from the exons ATGGAACCTTTAAAAAGTGCAAGAAAAGTTGACTTACAGGACTCCGGCAG TGACCTGTCAGAGCAGATTAAAGCTGCTACTCAGGAAACACATGTGAGAGCGGAGAacacagaccttatgaccagTTTCCAGAAAGGACAAATCACTCGGACACAATACAAG GTTCTACTGTGTTCTCTGTATGAGATCTACACAGCACTGGAGGAGGCTTTGGACAGAAACTCTTCTCATCCGGCCGTGGCTCCGATCTACTTTCCTCAGGAGCTGGACCGTACTGAGGCTTTGGAAAGGGACCTGGAGTTCTTCTTGGGCTCACAGTGGAGGAGTAAGGTCATTGTCCCAGCCGCTACACACCGATACGCCCAGAGGCTACGAGAG ATTGGTAAGGTGAAGCCAGAGCTTTTGGTGGCCCACGCCTACACTCGATACCTGGGAGACCTTTCAGGTGGTCAGGTCCTGGGGAAACTCGCACAAAAGGCCATGGAGCTGGAGGGCAAAGATGGCCTCGCTTTCTTTTCCTTCCCTGGAGTGAGCAGTGCTAACCGCTTCAAACAGCTGTACCGGAGCAGAATGAACAGTATCGAGCTgtcggaggagcagagaagagaggtcCTACAGGAGGCTGTGGATGCCTTTAATTTTAACATCCAG GTTTTCGATGACTTACAGAAAATGCTGAGTGTGACATCTGAATCTGCAGAGAAGCCCAAAGGAACATCTCGGAGCACTCCTttcccccctccttcctctgtGCAGCTCACTGTGGGGCTGTGTGTGGGGCTACTCACTGTAGGCATTGGACTGTACAACTTTTAA
- the foxred2 gene encoding FAD-dependent oxidoreductase domain-containing protein 2, translating into MDPSRVCLLCVLMGFITCSPNSTHHHDYCVLGAGPSGLQMGHFLSRTQRDYIILERNSGPGSFFNKYPRHRKLISINKIHTGSCNREFNLRHDWNSLLSDKPDLLFRRVSSEFYPTADAFPLYLSLYERELGLKVQYGVDIGHIRALSSDSGRQYVLTDQQGSSYFCSVLLLATGLWVPQTIAFVGSDLVEGYESISTDPEDYKNQAVLILGKGNSAFETAQSLLGSASRVHMVSRSPVRLAWQTHYVGDLRAVNNEVLDTYQLKSLDGLVETHLEEIAITKQTEESRLRPKHGRNKKEKLYLTLNKFMQNGSNSTNSRAEELSGFHIDNFSMRKPYDRVIRCLGFRFNFSIFDRTARPPNSGNARGRLPAVTAWYEGKNTPGLFVLGTAAHSRDYRTSAGGFVHGFRYTVRAVHRVLEHRYHGLQWPFTKLLSTQLLPWILKRVNEASGPYQMFQVLGDIVLLQGSHCKYLEEFPLQALPQLSSLSGHKVTNGLIILVLQYGKKKIDFLGRSRAETDWTRAWKSNFLHPVLYYYNRLPTEEEIKLRPHGWPLPRPKVIHHMIEDFLTEWDAPISHVQPLQRFLEHCVQTDLRHFYAESCFRLSLTHRQPPLYCQHGYLKGQGLSQNGQMGQKVYNSVTSSPGIIENSPQQDNSALTNYLTRAGIPMSSEIKHEL; encoded by the exons ATGGATCCAAGCCGGGTGTGTTTGCTGTGTGTCCTGATGGGCTTTATCACATGCTCACCCAACAGCACACATCATCATGACTACTGTGTGCTGGGGGCAGGTCCATCTGGACTGCAGATGGGACACTTCCTGTCCAGAACCCAGAGAGACTACATCATACTGGAGAGGAACTCAGGCCCAGGGAGCTTCTTCAACAA ATATCCTAGACACAGAAAGCTGATAAGCATTAACAAGATCCACACGGGCAGTTGTAACCGAGAGTTTAACCTGCGCCACGACTGGAACTCTCTGCTCAGCGATAAACCAGACCTGCTGTTTAGACGTGTGAGCAGTGAGTTTTACCCTACTGCCGATGCATTTCCCTTGTATCTGTCCCTGTACGAGCGAGAGCTGGGTTTGAAGGTCCAATATGGGGTTGATATCGGACACATCAGAGCCCTTTCATCAGACAGTGGGAGACAGTATGTCCTCACCGATCAACAGGGCTCTTCATATTTCTGCAG TGTCCTACTGCTAGCCACTGGTTTGTGGGTACCTCAGACCATTGCATTTGTGGGCTCAGACCTGGTGGAGGGGTATGAGTCCATCTCTACAGACCCAGAGGACTACAAGAACCAGGCTGTTCTGATTCTAGGGAAGGGAAACTCTGCCTTTGAGACTGCTCAGAGTCTGTTGGGAAGTGCCAGTCGAGTTCACATGGTCAGCCGTAGCCCTGTCAGACTGGCCTGGCAAACGCACTATGTAGGAGACCTAAG AGCTGTGAACAATGAGGTCCTGGACACATATCAGTTGAAGTCTCTTGATGGTTTAGTGGAGACCCACCTTGAGGAGATTGCTATCACCAAACAAACAGAGGAGAGCAGACTGAGACCCAAACATGGACGAAACAAGAAGGAAAAGCTGTACCTGACTTTAAATAAGTTCATGCAGAATGGAAGTAATAGCACTAACTCGAGAGCAGAGGAGTTGTCTGGCTTTCATATCGACAACTTCTCTATGAGGAAACCCTACGACCGTGTGATTCGCTGTTTGGGGTTTAGATTCAACTTTAGTATATTTGacag AACTGCACGCCCACCCAACAGTGGGAATGCTCGAGGGAGGTTGCCCGCGGTGACAGCCTGGTATGAAGGGAAAAACACTCCTGGTTTGTTTGTGCTGGGAACAGCTGCCCACTCAAGAGACTATCGCACCTCTGCTGGAGGCTTTGTCCATGGTTTTAGGTACACAG TCAGAGCTGTGCATCGTGTTCTTGAACATCGGTACCATGGTCTCCAGTGGCCCTTCACTAAACTGTTGAGCACACAGCTGTTGCCCTGGATCCTGAAGAGGGTTAACGAGGCCTCTGGACCATACCAAATGTTCCAGGTGCTAGGTGACATTGTTCTGCTGCAGGG ATCTCACTGTAAATACCTGGAGGAGTTTCCACTTCAAGCCTTGCCTCAGCTTTCCTCCCTGTCTGGCCACAAAGTCACTAATGGACTAATAATTCTTGTTCTGCAAtatggaaaaaagaaaattgactttttaggtCGTAGTAGAGCTGAAACAGACTGGACCAGAGCTtggaaatcaaactttcttCATCCTGTTTTATACTACTACAACAGACTTCCTACTG AGGAAGAAATTAAGCTCCGCCCACATGGTTGGCCTTTACCAAGGCCGAAAGTTATTCATCACATGATAGAGGACTTCCTCACTGAATGGGATGCTCCCATATCTCACGTCCAACCACTGCAGCGTTTCCTCGAACACTGTGTCCAGACTGATCTTAGACATTTCTATGCAG AATCGTGTTTTCGTCTATCTTTGACCCATCGCCAGCCACCATTGTACTGTCAGCATGGATACCTGAAAGGGCAGGGGCTATCCCAAAATGGACAGATGGGACAAAAAGTCTACAACTCAGTGACGTCATCTCCTGGGATAATTGAAAATAGCCCACAACAAGACAACTCTGCATTGACCAATTACCTGACACGAGCTGGAATCCCCATGTCCTCAGAAATTAAACATGAactttga
- the tom1 gene encoding target of Myb protein 1 isoform X2 codes for MEFFLGNPFSTPVGQLIEKATSSSLPSEDWALNMEICDIVNAAEEGPRDAVRAIKKRIVGNKNFKEVMMTLTVLETCVKNCGYRFHVLVTTRDFIEGVLVRSIIPRNNPPAVLHDRVLSIIQAWADAFRSSPDLTGVVSVYEDLRRKGLEFPTVELEGYSSHQNHKEVQQLKSELAVVRSNLITMSEMMSQLDPVTVKQADMELLEQLYSVCKEMQERIAKVVPRLSEEKLIEELLATNDEMNTAFSRYYRFEKRITNGQHETQKEHTYVNLADLNLTPESGIQSGAASAESDSSFSQSQSGSLCGQMARLSTSEAEDLNALLHRTSEQSEVAVDALTLASRLHPSGAIPLSQANVMDDIEKWLSLEDDYDDYEESDGVTSEEFDKFLAERAKVADRLPSIRSSSQNQSTSES; via the exons ATGGAGTTCTTTCTGGGCAACCCTTTCAGCACTCCGGTGGGCCAGCTCATCG AGAAGGCCACCAGCTCCAGCTTGCCCTCAGAAGACTGGGCCCTGAACATGGAGATCTGTGACATAGTGAATGCTGCAGAGGAAGG GCCAAGAGATGCTGTCCGAGCCATAAAGAAGAGAATTGTCGGGAATAAAAACTTTAAGGAGGTTATGATGACCCTTACT GTTTTAGAAACATGTGTCAAAAACTGTGGCTACAGGTTTCACGTCCTGGTCACCACAAGGGATTTTATAGAGGGTGTTCTGGTCCGGTCAATAATCCCTAGAAATAACCCCCCTGCGGTGCTTCATGACAGAGTTCTCAGCATTATTCAg GCGTGGGCCGATGCATTCCGCAGCTCGCCTGACTTAACAGGTGTGGTCTCTGTGTATGAAGACCTGCGCAGAAAAGGACTTGAGTTTCCCACGGTGGAGCTGGAAGGATACAGCTCGCACCAAAACCACAAAGAG GTGCAGCAGCTGAAGTCTGAGCTGGCAGTGGTGAGGAGTAACCTGATCACCATGTCTGAGATGATGAGTCAGTTAGACCCAGTCACAGTGAAACAGGCCGACATGGAGTTGCTCGAG CAGCTGTACAGTGTTTGTAAGGAGATGCAGGAGAGGATCGCGAAAGTGGTGCCCCGTTTGAGTGAGGAGAAGCTTATTGAAGAGCTGCTAGCGACCAACGATGAGATGAACACTGCCTTTAGCCGATACTACAG gTTTGAAAAGAGAATAACAAATGGCCAACATGaaacacaaaag GAGCACACATATGTCAACCTTGCTGACCTCAACCTCACGCCTGAGTCAGGTATCCAATCAGGAGCAGCGTCTGCAGAGAGTGATAGCTCCTTCAGCCAGTCACAGTCCGGCAGTCTGTGTGGGCAGATGGCTAGACTCA GCACAAGTGAAGCAGAAGATCTAAATGCACTTTTGCACAGAACAAG cgAGCAGAGTGAAGTTGCAGTCGATGCCTTGACTCTTGCCAGTCGACTACATCCAAGTGGAGCT ATTCCCTTAAGCCAAGCAAATGTTATGGATGATATTGAGAAATGGCTTTCACTGGAGGATGAT TATGATGACTATGAAGAATCAGATGGTGTTACCAGTGAAG AGTTTGACAAGTTTTTAGCTGAAAGAGCCAAAGTGGCAGATCGCCTCCCGTCCATCCGATCTTCCTCACAGAACCAGAGCACGTCCGAGTCCTGA
- the gcat gene encoding 2-amino-3-ketobutyrate coenzyme A ligase, mitochondrial: MSFRKAVSLLKPVHGVLRPSGFGLNRSYSAVAEARALLETELDSIRLAGTWKGERVITSKQGPHINVHGSSGGILNFCANNYLGLSSHPEVVQAGVEALQAYGAGLSSVRFICGTQDLHKNLEQKLAQFHEREDCILYASCFDANAGLFEVLLGPDDAVLSDELNHASIIDGIRLSRAKRLRYKHMDLSDLESKLREAQSSRMRLVVTDGVFSMDGDVAPLPGICDLAEQYGAMVFIDECHATGFLGPRGRGTDELLGVMDRVQIVNSTLGKALGGAAGGYTVGPKPLIDLLRQRSRPYLFSNSLPPPVVGCATKAVELLLASNEIAQSMSAKTMRFRNKMTAAGFTIAGTAHPICPVMLGDARLASVMADDMLKLGVYVIGFSYPVVPKGKARIRVQISAAHTDDDIDHCVDAFIQTGRKHGVVF, encoded by the exons ATGTCTTTTCGAAAAGCTGTAAGTTTGCTCAAACCTGTCCATGGGGTGCTCCGGCCCTCGGGCTTCGGTCTAAACCGGAGTTATTCCGCGGTAGCAGAGGCCAGGGCTTTACTGGAGACCGAGCTGGACTCTATTCGCTTAGCTGGGACGTGGAAGGGAGAGCGGGTCATCACCTCCAAACAGGGTCCGCATATCAATGTGCACGGCAGTAGTGGCG GCATATTAAATTTCTGCGCTAACAACTACCTGGGCTTGTCCAGTCACCCTGAGGTGGTACAGGCTGGGGTGGAGGCTCTGCAGGCCTATGGAGCAGGACTAAGCTCTGTCCGATTCATCTGTGGCACACAG GACCTACACAAAAATCTGGAGCAGAAACTGGCCCAGTTTCATGAAAGAGAAGACTGCATCTTATATGCCAGCTGTTTTGATGCCAATGCTGGGTTGTTTGAG GTGCTGCTGGGTCCAGATGATGCAGTCCTGTCTGATGAACTAAACCATGCCTCCATCATTGACGGCATCCGGCTGAGTCGAGCCAAGAGGCTGCGCTACAAACACATGGACCTCAGTGATCTGGAGTCCAAACTCAGAGAggctcag TCATCCCGTATGCGCCTTGTAGTCACTGATGGAGTCTTCTCTATGGATGGGGATGTGGCTCCTCTACCAGGAATTTGTGACTTGGCAGAACAGTATGGAGCTATGGTGTTCATAGACGAATGTCACGCCACAGGGTTTTTAGGACCAAGGGGCAG AGGGACAGATGAGCTCCTGGGAGTAATGGACAGAGTTCAGAttgtaaactccacactggGAAAAGCACTTGGAGGAGCTGCTG GTGGCTACACAGTTGGTCCAAAACCTCTGATTGATCTTCTGAGACAGCGTTCCCGCCCGTACCTGTTCTCTAACTCCCTGCCCCCTCCTGTAGTGGGCTGTGCCACCAAGGCTGTGGAGCTGCTGCTGGCCTCCAATGAGATCGCACAGAGCATGTCGGCCAAAACTATGAG attcagaaaCAAGATGACAGCTGCAGGCTTCACCATTGCAGGCACAGCTCACCCCATCTGTCCTGTAATGCTAGGAGATGCACGGCTGGCCTCTGTCATGGCTGACGACATGCTCAAACTAG GAGTGTATGTCATTGGATTCTCATACCCGGTTGTACCAAAGGGCAAAGCCAGGATTCGTGTCCAGATATCTGCGGCTCACACAGATGATGACATTGACCACTGCGTTGATGCTTTCATTCAAACAGGCAGAAAACATGGAGTTGTTTTCTGA